From a single Sphingosinicellaceae bacterium genomic region:
- a CDS encoding response regulator gives MQILFVEDDAMNRRVVRDMLRVGGVEMSEAADAETGLKLIDEEDYDLVLMDLRMPGVDGLTAIQRIRARGDVKSTIPIIVVTADTAANLRSTCLSNGADDLLLKPVAMEDLFEAIGRLTASRSSGSTVPI, from the coding sequence GTGCAGATCTTGTTCGTCGAGGACGATGCGATGAACCGCCGGGTGGTGCGGGACATGCTGCGCGTCGGCGGCGTCGAGATGAGCGAGGCAGCCGACGCCGAAACCGGCCTGAAGCTCATCGACGAGGAAGATTATGACCTCGTGCTGATGGACCTGCGCATGCCCGGCGTTGACGGCCTGACCGCGATCCAGCGGATCCGTGCCCGTGGCGACGTCAAGTCGACGATCCCGATCATCGTCGTGACCGCCGATACCGCCGCCAACCTGCGCAGCACCTGCCTGTCCAACGGCGCCGACGACCTGCTGCTCAAGCCGGTGGCGATGGAAGACCTGTTCGAAGCCATCGGCCGGCTGACCGCGTCGCGGTCGAGCGGTTCCACGGTTCCCATCTGA
- a CDS encoding GAF domain-containing protein: MAINTNAGTVDLTNCDIEPIHIPGTILPHGAMLVLDPDTLVVLQSAGDTAALLGWPSHTLTGKAVDVLFGPAQIAYLRKISGTSALAKPRHLLDPALRVVSDRPLDASLHRNEAGLVLEFESPDVDNRFVGDPLAAVQEMLDGLEEQPALQGFCQAGAESVRRVLGYDRVMVYRFMPDESGWVYAESRREDIEPFLDLHYPATDIPVQARALYLKSWLRLITEVDYTPAPLLPVLSPLTGAPLDMSHATLRDVSPVHREYLRNMGVGASMSISIIRGGELWGLIACHHYSPRRLPRHLRAVAELFGAMFSLQLEARQRTEQLNARLANRAILQTLMQDLSLEDDYAEGLLRQAPLLLSYIQGGGLSLRGSLQGGVAVRFSSKINSLGATPNDAQIAALVDWLTVRMADHDGVFVTDRLGELWPPAKEFADVGSGLLAISVSREPRDFILWFRPELIATVTWAGNPDKPVEIIPEGERLTPRKSFAAWQQTVRGRSSPWTVPDSDAAFDLRLSLLEVVLRRIDAVVRERTRVSERDQLLMAELDHRVKNTLANIQALVVQTSRSANSLTGFVEDLDGRIRAMAKAHSLLTQSNWEGVAIATLIGDELDPYGRGGADLRVDGPTVILTPKASLSLSLAVHELATNAAKYGALSRAGGRVNVSWQRLGDGELRLVWTERGGPPVEEPKRRGFGSRLIERALALDTAGTSTIRFEPAGVVCEITLPAAAVFRLTDSEPAPRVIEPVAAVIADNLLASRPRILVVEDSALIVMTLEMMFEDLGWDLVGPAISVAEALPLARGEQLDAALLDVNLDGEPSWPVAAILQSRGVPFAFATGYDARTALPEEFKGVSVIGKPFRLNDIAEQLRQLMRSPRVDTLEPS, translated from the coding sequence ATGGCGATCAACACCAACGCAGGCACGGTCGACCTGACCAACTGCGACATCGAGCCGATCCACATTCCCGGGACAATCCTGCCGCATGGCGCCATGCTGGTGCTGGACCCGGATACGCTGGTCGTGCTGCAGTCGGCGGGTGATACTGCTGCGCTGCTCGGGTGGCCGTCGCACACGCTGACCGGGAAGGCCGTCGATGTCCTGTTCGGCCCGGCGCAGATCGCCTATCTCAGGAAGATCAGTGGTACGTCGGCGCTGGCCAAGCCGCGCCATCTGCTCGACCCGGCGTTGCGCGTAGTCAGCGACCGCCCGCTCGACGCCAGCCTGCATCGCAACGAGGCCGGGCTGGTTCTGGAGTTCGAGTCCCCCGACGTCGATAACCGCTTCGTCGGCGATCCGCTTGCTGCCGTGCAGGAAATGCTCGACGGCCTCGAGGAACAGCCTGCGCTCCAAGGCTTCTGCCAGGCCGGCGCGGAAAGCGTCCGACGGGTGCTCGGCTACGACCGGGTCATGGTCTACCGCTTCATGCCCGACGAGAGCGGCTGGGTGTACGCAGAGAGCCGCCGCGAAGACATCGAGCCGTTCCTCGACCTGCATTATCCCGCCACCGATATTCCGGTGCAGGCACGGGCACTATACCTGAAGTCGTGGCTGCGGCTGATCACCGAGGTCGACTACACGCCCGCGCCGCTGCTGCCGGTGCTCAGCCCGCTGACTGGCGCACCGCTCGACATGAGCCATGCGACGCTGCGCGATGTCTCGCCGGTGCACCGCGAGTATCTGCGCAACATGGGCGTCGGCGCGTCGATGTCGATCTCGATCATCCGGGGCGGCGAATTGTGGGGGCTGATCGCCTGCCATCACTACAGCCCGCGCCGCCTGCCCCGCCACCTGCGTGCCGTCGCCGAGCTGTTCGGCGCGATGTTCTCGCTGCAGCTCGAAGCCCGCCAGCGCACCGAGCAGCTGAACGCGCGACTCGCCAACCGGGCGATCCTCCAGACGCTGATGCAGGACCTCTCGCTCGAGGACGATTACGCCGAGGGCCTGCTGCGCCAGGCACCGTTGCTGCTGAGCTATATCCAAGGCGGCGGGCTGTCGTTGCGCGGCAGCTTGCAGGGCGGCGTCGCGGTGCGGTTCAGCAGCAAGATCAACTCGTTGGGCGCGACTCCCAACGACGCGCAGATTGCCGCGCTGGTCGACTGGCTGACTGTCCGGATGGCCGATCACGACGGTGTCTTCGTCACCGACCGGCTCGGCGAACTCTGGCCGCCGGCGAAGGAATTCGCCGATGTCGGGTCCGGCCTGCTGGCGATCTCGGTGTCGCGGGAGCCCCGTGATTTCATCCTGTGGTTCCGGCCCGAACTGATCGCGACGGTGACCTGGGCGGGCAATCCCGACAAGCCGGTCGAGATCATCCCGGAGGGCGAGCGCCTGACGCCGCGAAAGTCGTTTGCAGCCTGGCAGCAGACGGTGCGCGGGCGTTCCTCGCCGTGGACCGTGCCCGACAGCGATGCCGCGTTCGACCTGCGACTGTCGCTGCTCGAGGTCGTGCTGCGCCGCATCGACGCCGTGGTGCGCGAACGGACCCGGGTCTCGGAGCGCGACCAGTTGCTGATGGCCGAGCTCGATCACCGGGTGAAGAACACGCTCGCCAATATCCAGGCGCTGGTCGTGCAGACGAGCCGGAGCGCCAACTCGCTGACCGGTTTCGTCGAGGACCTCGATGGCCGCATCCGGGCGATGGCCAAGGCGCACAGCCTGCTCACGCAAAGCAACTGGGAGGGTGTCGCGATCGCGACGCTGATCGGCGACGAACTCGACCCGTATGGCCGGGGCGGCGCCGACCTCAGGGTCGATGGTCCGACCGTCATCCTGACGCCCAAGGCCTCGCTGTCGCTGTCGCTCGCGGTGCACGAGCTGGCCACCAACGCCGCCAAATACGGTGCGCTGTCGAGGGCCGGCGGACGGGTCAACGTGTCGTGGCAGAGGCTGGGCGACGGTGAGCTCAGGCTGGTCTGGACCGAGCGCGGCGGACCGCCGGTGGAGGAGCCCAAGCGCCGCGGCTTCGGATCCCGCCTGATCGAGCGCGCGCTCGCCCTCGACACCGCGGGCACCTCGACGATCCGCTTCGAGCCCGCGGGCGTGGTCTGCGAGATCACGCTGCCCGCCGCTGCAGTTTTCCGCCTGACCGATTCCGAACCCGCCCCGCGGGTCATCGAACCAGTGGCGGCGGTGATCGCCGACAACCTGCTGGCGTCGCGACCGCGTATCCTCGTCGTCGAGGATTCGGCGCTGATCGTGATGACGCTCGAAATGATGTTCGAGGATCTTGGCTGGGACCTCGTCGGCCCGGCGATCAGCGTCGCCGAGGCGCTACCGTTGGCGCGGGGCGAACAGCTCGACGCCGCGCTGCTCGACGTCAATCTCGATGGTGAACCCTCGTGGCCGGTGGCCGCAATCCTGCAATCGCGCGGCGTCCCGTTCGCGTTCGCGACGGGTTACGATGCACGGACGGCGCTGCCGGAGGAGTTCAAGGGCGTGTCGGTAATCGGGAAGCCGTTCCGCCTGAACGATATCGCCGAGCAGCTGCGCCAGCTGATGCGGTCTCCCAGGGTCGACACTCTGGAACCTAGCTAG
- a CDS encoding TetR/AcrR family transcriptional regulator: MLDVTYRSVTLSQAPVGVSSAERGKEKMSVQKAAVENRPDTGTVTARRSAADRLCDTATNLFYTRGIRAVGVDEIVMETGVTKPTLYRSYASKDDLIVVCLQKQIDDGNARWAATAARFGDDPLAELSAHMQDFADEIAAPSYRGCASTNAAVEFPEASHPARQLTDITKAAMRKRMTDLTRQLPIANPDGLADGLMLLVEGASSSRHTSGSQGPSSTLVQTAEMLLTAYLGSRSS; the protein is encoded by the coding sequence GTGCTTGACGTTACGTACCGGTCAGTTACATTAAGTCAAGCGCCGGTTGGGGTTTCGAGCGCGGAGCGAGGCAAAGAAAAAATGTCAGTTCAAAAAGCGGCCGTCGAAAACAGACCCGATACAGGGACCGTAACGGCGCGCCGTTCGGCGGCCGACCGCCTGTGCGATACGGCGACCAACCTCTTCTATACACGCGGAATTCGGGCCGTCGGGGTCGACGAGATCGTGATGGAGACGGGCGTCACCAAGCCGACTTTGTATCGCAGTTATGCGTCGAAGGACGACCTGATCGTGGTCTGCCTGCAGAAGCAGATCGACGACGGCAACGCGCGTTGGGCAGCGACTGCGGCGCGTTTCGGCGACGATCCGCTCGCCGAATTGAGCGCGCACATGCAGGATTTCGCCGACGAGATTGCCGCGCCCAGCTACCGAGGCTGCGCCTCGACCAACGCGGCCGTCGAGTTCCCGGAGGCCAGCCACCCGGCGCGGCAACTCACCGATATCACCAAGGCGGCGATGCGCAAGCGCATGACCGACCTGACGCGCCAGCTGCCGATCGCTAACCCCGACGGCCTGGCGGACGGGCTGATGCTGCTGGTGGAGGGGGCGAGCAGCAGCCGGCATACGTCCGGGTCGCAGGGTCCGTCATCGACGCTGGTGCAGACCGCCGAAATGCTGCTGACGGCCTATCTCGGCTCGCGTTCTAGCTAG
- a CDS encoding efflux RND transporter periplasmic adaptor subunit produces MNMTQHSEFARAIKATRLRHRRTAIAVVLGSVALIGVGTAKFAGGSAPAAAAPPPPAVTIAVPLLRQVDEWDDYIGRFAPSKSVEIRPRVSGALTGIFFKDGEIVKQGQLLFRIDPRPFAAALAEARAKEASALSSVQLARSALARATRLIADEAVSAEEIDTLRANLRAAEASVGATRAQVTARALDVEFTEVRSPIIGRVSDRRADVGNLVAGGEASSATLLTTVYALDPIYFSFDGSEALYLKARRDGDSAKDRVEIQLQDETGYRWKGKIDFSDNRLDPGAGTIRGRAIVANPGYFLTPGMFGNMRLASGATRAALLIPDTAIGTDQARKVVQIVGKDNVVSTRAVVLGPVIDGLRIVRSGLKPGDRVIVEGMQNAAPGAPVTPRSTTATAIASAEPVQTPNSAAPIAAQATFSATATR; encoded by the coding sequence ATGAACATGACCCAACACTCCGAGTTCGCCCGCGCGATCAAGGCGACGCGGCTTCGGCATCGACGCACCGCGATCGCCGTCGTGCTCGGCTCGGTCGCCCTGATCGGTGTCGGCACGGCAAAGTTCGCCGGTGGTTCGGCCCCCGCCGCCGCGGCACCGCCGCCGCCCGCGGTCACCATCGCGGTGCCGCTGCTGCGCCAGGTCGACGAGTGGGACGACTACATCGGGCGTTTCGCGCCGAGCAAGTCGGTCGAGATCCGCCCCCGCGTCTCGGGCGCGCTGACCGGCATCTTCTTCAAGGACGGCGAGATCGTAAAGCAGGGCCAGCTCCTGTTCCGCATCGATCCGCGCCCGTTCGCCGCCGCCCTCGCCGAGGCCCGCGCCAAGGAAGCCAGCGCCCTGTCGTCGGTCCAACTCGCCCGCAGCGCCCTCGCCCGCGCCACAAGGCTGATCGCCGACGAGGCCGTGTCGGCGGAGGAGATCGATACGCTCCGCGCCAACCTCCGCGCCGCCGAGGCCTCGGTCGGCGCAACCCGCGCCCAGGTCACCGCTCGTGCACTCGACGTCGAGTTCACCGAGGTCCGCTCGCCGATCATCGGTCGCGTGTCGGACCGCCGCGCCGACGTCGGCAACCTTGTCGCGGGCGGCGAAGCCTCGAGCGCGACACTGCTCACCACGGTCTACGCCCTCGACCCGATCTACTTCAGCTTCGACGGTTCGGAGGCGCTCTACCTCAAGGCCCGGCGCGACGGCGACAGCGCCAAGGACCGCGTCGAGATCCAGCTGCAGGACGAGACCGGCTACCGCTGGAAGGGCAAGATCGACTTCAGCGACAACCGCCTCGACCCCGGCGCCGGCACCATCCGTGGCCGCGCCATCGTCGCCAACCCGGGCTATTTCCTCACCCCCGGCATGTTCGGCAACATGCGGCTGGCGAGCGGCGCGACCCGTGCGGCGCTGTTGATCCCCGACACCGCGATCGGCACCGACCAGGCCCGCAAGGTCGTGCAGATCGTCGGCAAGGACAACGTCGTCTCGACCCGCGCGGTCGTGCTCGGGCCGGTCATCGACGGGCTCCGCATCGTCCGCAGTGGGCTCAAGCCCGGCGACCGCGTCATCGTCGAGGGCATGCAGAACGCCGCCCCCGGCGCCCCGGTGACACCGCGTTCGACCACGGCAACCGCCATCGCCAGCGCCGAACCTGTGCAGACCCCCAACTCCGCCGCACCGATCGCGGCGCAGGCGACCTTCTCCGCGACCGCGACCCGCTAG
- a CDS encoding efflux RND transporter permease subunit, which translates to MNFSRFFITRPIFAAVLAIVIVIVGLAAYFRLPISQYPDIVPPTVTVTANYPGATAEVVADTVAAPIEQEINGVDNMLYQSSQSTGDGRLVITVTFKIGTNLDAAQVLVQNRVAIAEPRLPEDVRRLGIVTQKTSPDFLMVINLISPDKSLDRSYVSNYALTQVRDLLARVDGVGDVRLFGARDYGMRVWINPGKAASLDLTAGEIVAALRAQNVQVSAGTLGQPPYDRGPSGLNNAFQLNVETQGRLTDPAQFANIVIRTDASGRQTRVSDVARVELGAQDYGTNTYLSGQESLIIAVFQRPGSNALAAADGINSELKAMSKRFPKGLEYRVIYNPTAFISQSIDAVKHTLVEAIFLVVLVILVFLQSWRAAIIPIIAIPVSLIGSFTMLSVLGYSLNNLSLFGLVLAIGIVVDDAIVVVENVERNLERGLSPLEAARTSMDEVAVALVAIVLVLCAVFVPTVFLTGISGEFYRQFAVTITTATVISLLLSLTLSPALAAMLLRGKHADTPGLHGWRRIGHNAGALFNRGFEKLSDAYAGMTRFLVQHPKSVFVAYSALIALTVGAFTYTPTGFIPAQDQGYFLTIVQLPPGSSLARTDAVLRKVAARIIPLKGVLGSVMLAGFDGPSQTSAPNSAAAYIPLKSFEERARLGVTLQSIMAEAQAKIADIDEARLLVVPPPLIQGIGSAGGYRVMIEDHGGHGYAALGKVSFGLIGKANSTKGLKQVYSFFDTNTPSVFADINRAKADLLGVPPARVFEALQVYLGSAFVNDFNLLGRTYRVTAQADAPFRNTVADVANLKTRSNSGAMVPLGAVANFHDKTGPYRVTRYNLFPAVEVDGDTAPGFSSGQSLAAMENLAATTLPADYTTEWTGIAFQQKAAGSTAALVFGLAVVFVFLVLAAQYESLTLPLAIILIVPMCLLAAMVGVNLRGMDNNVLTQIGLVVLIALAAKNAILIVEFARQAEEIDGLTPVEAAVRAARDRLRPILMTSFAFILGALPLVLATGAGAELRQALGTAVFFGMIGVTGFGLLFTPTFYVVCRALSGWRPIPRPAEPAALQPAE; encoded by the coding sequence ATGAACTTCTCCCGCTTCTTCATCACCCGGCCGATCTTCGCCGCGGTGCTGGCCATCGTCATCGTCATCGTCGGGCTGGCGGCCTATTTCCGGCTGCCGATCTCGCAATACCCCGACATCGTGCCGCCGACGGTAACGGTCACGGCGAACTATCCGGGAGCGACCGCGGAGGTTGTCGCGGACACCGTCGCTGCGCCGATCGAGCAGGAGATCAACGGCGTCGACAACATGCTGTACCAGTCGTCGCAGTCGACCGGCGATGGCCGGCTGGTTATCACCGTGACCTTCAAGATCGGCACCAACCTCGATGCCGCGCAGGTGCTGGTGCAGAACCGTGTCGCCATCGCCGAGCCGCGCCTGCCCGAGGACGTCCGCCGCCTCGGCATCGTCACGCAGAAGACCTCGCCCGACTTCCTGATGGTCATCAACCTGATCTCGCCCGACAAGTCGCTCGACCGCAGCTATGTCTCCAACTACGCGCTGACCCAGGTCCGCGACCTGCTGGCGCGCGTCGACGGCGTCGGCGACGTTCGCCTGTTCGGGGCTCGCGACTACGGCATGCGGGTGTGGATCAACCCCGGCAAGGCCGCCTCGCTCGACCTGACCGCCGGCGAGATCGTCGCCGCTCTACGCGCCCAGAACGTCCAGGTGTCCGCCGGCACGCTCGGCCAGCCGCCCTATGACCGCGGCCCCTCTGGACTCAACAACGCCTTCCAGCTCAACGTCGAGACCCAGGGTCGCCTGACCGACCCCGCGCAGTTCGCCAACATCGTCATCCGCACCGATGCCAGCGGCCGCCAGACCCGCGTCTCCGACGTAGCGCGGGTCGAGCTCGGCGCGCAGGACTACGGCACCAACACCTATCTGAGCGGCCAGGAGTCGCTGATCATCGCAGTCTTCCAGCGCCCCGGCTCGAACGCGCTGGCCGCCGCCGACGGCATCAATTCCGAGCTCAAGGCAATGTCGAAGCGCTTCCCCAAGGGCCTGGAGTACCGCGTCATCTACAACCCGACGGCGTTCATCAGCCAGTCGATCGACGCGGTGAAGCACACTTTGGTCGAGGCGATCTTCCTCGTCGTGCTGGTCATCCTGGTGTTCCTGCAGAGCTGGCGCGCCGCGATCATCCCGATCATCGCGATTCCGGTGTCGCTGATCGGCAGCTTCACCATGCTCTCGGTGCTCGGCTACAGCCTCAACAACCTGTCCCTGTTTGGTCTGGTGCTGGCCATCGGCATCGTCGTCGACGACGCCATCGTCGTGGTCGAGAACGTCGAGCGCAATCTCGAGCGTGGGCTGTCCCCGCTCGAGGCCGCACGGACCTCGATGGACGAGGTCGCGGTCGCGCTTGTCGCCATCGTGCTGGTGCTGTGCGCGGTGTTCGTGCCGACGGTGTTCCTGACCGGCATCTCCGGCGAGTTCTACCGCCAGTTCGCGGTCACCATCACCACCGCGACCGTGATCTCGCTGCTGCTGTCGTTGACCCTGTCGCCGGCACTGGCCGCGATGCTGCTGCGCGGCAAGCACGCCGACACGCCGGGCCTGCATGGCTGGCGGCGCATCGGCCACAATGCCGGTGCCCTATTCAACCGCGGCTTCGAGAAACTGAGCGACGCCTACGCCGGCATGACGCGCTTCCTCGTCCAGCACCCGAAGTCGGTGTTTGTGGCTTACTCTGCGCTGATCGCGCTGACCGTCGGTGCCTTCACCTACACCCCGACCGGCTTCATCCCGGCGCAGGACCAGGGCTATTTCCTGACCATCGTCCAGCTGCCGCCGGGCTCGTCGCTGGCGCGTACCGACGCCGTGCTCCGCAAGGTCGCGGCACGGATCATCCCGTTGAAGGGCGTCCTCGGCTCGGTCATGCTCGCGGGCTTCGACGGTCCCTCGCAGACTTCGGCGCCCAATTCAGCCGCGGCCTATATCCCACTGAAATCGTTCGAAGAGCGCGCCAGACTTGGCGTCACTCTGCAGAGCATCATGGCAGAAGCGCAGGCCAAGATCGCCGACATCGACGAAGCCCGCCTGCTGGTCGTGCCACCGCCGCTGATCCAGGGCATCGGCTCGGCGGGAGGCTACCGCGTCATGATCGAGGACCACGGCGGCCACGGCTATGCGGCGCTCGGCAAGGTCTCGTTCGGGCTGATCGGCAAGGCCAATTCGACCAAGGGCTTGAAGCAGGTCTACAGCTTCTTCGACACCAACACTCCCAGCGTCTTCGCCGACATCAACCGCGCCAAGGCCGACCTGCTCGGGGTCCCGCCCGCCCGCGTCTTCGAGGCGCTGCAGGTCTATCTCGGCTCGGCGTTCGTTAACGATTTCAATCTGCTCGGGCGGACTTATCGCGTGACGGCTCAGGCTGATGCGCCGTTCCGCAACACCGTCGCCGACGTCGCGAACCTCAAGACCCGCTCAAACTCCGGCGCCATGGTCCCGCTTGGCGCGGTCGCCAACTTCCACGACAAGACCGGACCGTACCGCGTGACGCGCTACAACCTGTTCCCCGCGGTCGAGGTTGACGGCGACACCGCGCCCGGCTTCTCCTCGGGCCAGTCGCTGGCTGCCATGGAAAACCTCGCCGCGACGACCCTGCCCGCCGACTACACCACCGAGTGGACCGGCATCGCCTTCCAGCAGAAGGCCGCCGGCTCGACTGCGGCACTCGTCTTCGGCCTCGCGGTGGTCTTCGTCTTCCTGGTGCTGGCGGCGCAGTACGAAAGCCTGACCCTGCCGCTGGCGATAATCCTGATCGTGCCGATGTGCCTGCTCGCGGCCATGGTGGGGGTTAACCTACGGGGAATGGACAACAATGTCCTGACGCAGATCGGCCTGGTCGTGTTGATTGCGTTGGCCGCCAAGAACGCCATCCTGATCGTCGAGTTCGCACGGCAGGCCGAGGAGATCGACGGCCTCACCCCGGTCGAGGCCGCGGTCCGGGCCGCTCGCGACCGGCTCCGCCCGATCCTGATGACGTCGTTCGCCTTCATCCTCGGCGCGCTGCCGCTGGTGCTCGCGACCGGGGCCGGCGCCGAGCTGCGCCAGGCGCTCGGCACCGCGGTGTTCTTCGGAATGATCGGCGTCACCGGCTTCGGGCTGCTGTTCACCCCGACCTTCTACGTCGTCTGCCGCGCGCTCTCGGGCTGGCGTCCCATCCCGCGCCCGGCCGAGCCCGCCGCGCTCCAGCCGGCCGAATAG
- a CDS encoding TolC family protein, with translation MHRNLSLALLLALAACKVGPEYVHPEAVSSAAPPFLGSTTSAVSSTEGPDGTWWRLYQDPVLDGLVADALAANKDIAVATANLDRARAALRAVRGDRLPSVSLDANGGYQRLPASQTLPGTSRSGSTVDGGFSVAYEVDLFGRISRGVEAARGDVAAADADRDAVRVAIVAETARAYADLGSLAERIRVARRTVELVDQSVQITAKRFEAGRANRLDTSRAATLRDQVRATVPPLEAEREAALFSLATLTGRTPRDLPPEIGANAVVLHLDRPLPVGDGRALLARRPDVRAAERRLAAETARIGVATADLYPTISLGGSVGSTSGGLGNALTGGALRFFTGGLLSWNFLNQEPARARIAGARAETAAALARFDKTILQALQETETALSAFNHELDRRQALTDARTEAATAVRIVRAQLREGRVDSLSLIDAERAFSDTEASLAASDARVVTAQVDLFRALGGGWQADVVTADATVATSPATASALP, from the coding sequence ATGCACCGTAATCTCAGCCTCGCCCTGCTGCTCGCGCTCGCCGCCTGCAAGGTCGGTCCCGAGTACGTCCACCCGGAGGCGGTCTCCAGCGCCGCACCGCCGTTCCTCGGCAGCACGACATCGGCGGTGTCGAGCACCGAAGGCCCCGACGGCACCTGGTGGCGGCTGTACCAGGACCCGGTCCTCGACGGCCTTGTCGCCGACGCGCTGGCCGCTAACAAGGACATCGCGGTCGCCACCGCCAACCTCGACCGTGCCCGCGCAGCCCTGCGCGCGGTCCGTGGCGACCGCCTGCCCAGCGTCAGCCTCGACGCAAACGGCGGTTACCAGCGCCTGCCGGCGAGCCAGACCCTGCCCGGCACCAGCCGCAGCGGCAGCACCGTCGACGGCGGCTTCAGCGTTGCCTACGAGGTCGACCTGTTCGGGCGCATCTCGCGCGGTGTCGAGGCGGCGCGTGGTGACGTCGCCGCCGCCGATGCCGACCGCGACGCCGTCCGGGTCGCGATCGTCGCCGAGACCGCGCGCGCCTATGCCGACCTGGGTTCGCTCGCCGAACGTATCCGCGTCGCGCGGCGCACCGTCGAGCTCGTCGACCAGAGCGTCCAGATCACCGCCAAGCGCTTCGAGGCCGGGCGCGCCAACCGCCTCGACACCTCGCGCGCCGCGACGCTCCGCGACCAGGTCCGCGCCACCGTGCCACCGCTGGAGGCCGAGCGCGAGGCGGCGCTGTTCAGCCTCGCTACCCTGACCGGCCGCACCCCACGCGACCTGCCACCCGAGATCGGAGCCAACGCCGTCGTCCTGCACCTCGACCGCCCGCTCCCCGTCGGCGACGGCCGCGCGCTCCTCGCGCGCCGCCCCGACGTCCGCGCCGCCGAGCGCCGGCTGGCCGCCGAAACCGCCCGCATCGGCGTCGCCACCGCCGACCTGTACCCGACGATCTCGCTCGGCGGCTCGGTCGGCTCGACCAGCGGCGGCCTTGGCAACGCACTGACCGGCGGCGCCCTGCGCTTCTTCACCGGCGGGCTGCTGTCGTGGAATTTCCTCAACCAGGAGCCGGCGCGAGCTCGCATCGCCGGCGCCCGCGCCGAGACCGCGGCAGCGCTGGCGCGCTTCGACAAGACCATCCTGCAGGCCTTGCAGGAAACCGAGACCGCGCTTTCGGCATTCAACCACGAGCTCGACAGGCGGCAGGCGCTCACCGACGCCCGGACCGAGGCCGCAACTGCGGTCCGCATCGTCCGCGCCCAGCTTCGCGAAGGCCGCGTCGATTCGCTTAGCCTGATCGACGCCGAGCGCGCCTTCTCCGACACCGAGGCCTCGCTTGCCGCCTCGGACGCCCGCGTCGTGACCGCGCAGGTCGACCTGTTCCGGGCACTCGGTGGCGGCTGGCAGGCGGACGTCGTGACAGCGGATGCCACGGTCGCGACATCACCGGCCACCGCGAGCGCTTTGCCCTGA
- a CDS encoding glycosyltransferase: MKIVDVCAFYAPKGGGVRTYIDRKLVEGPRAGHEIVVIAPGSRSWTEHRGPGARIVWIKSPKFPLDPNYHYFGDAAVLHAVLDSERPDVVEVSSPWRSASMVAAWRSTAVRTLVMHADPLAAYAYRWFEMLADRPAVDRGFEWYWRHLRRLDAGFDSVVTASRSLTERLEAGGLHHVSTIAMGVEPGVFSPRRRDLALRARLLAMCGLGPEATLLIGVGRHAPEKRWPMIVDAVTSAQFSAAVGLVLVGDGRERSRIAAKIGANPHIRMLKPTNNRAELARLMASADALIHGCEAETFCMVAAEALASGLELIVPDTGGAADQLAGRPGRLFTPASAAAAAREIVAFAEDRRAGASVPQPVEPRTMRDHFEELFAHYSQLAKPLRVAA; the protein is encoded by the coding sequence GTGAAAATCGTCGATGTCTGCGCTTTCTATGCCCCGAAAGGCGGCGGTGTCCGGACCTATATCGACCGCAAGCTGGTCGAGGGCCCGCGCGCCGGTCACGAGATCGTCGTCATCGCGCCGGGATCGCGGAGCTGGACCGAGCACCGCGGCCCGGGTGCACGCATCGTCTGGATCAAGTCACCGAAGTTCCCGCTCGACCCGAATTACCATTATTTCGGCGATGCGGCCGTGCTCCATGCCGTGCTCGACAGCGAGCGGCCAGACGTGGTCGAGGTGTCGTCGCCGTGGCGCAGCGCGTCGATGGTCGCGGCGTGGCGCAGCACCGCGGTCCGGACACTGGTCATGCACGCCGACCCGCTCGCGGCCTATGCTTATCGCTGGTTCGAGATGCTGGCGGACCGGCCGGCGGTCGACCGGGGCTTTGAGTGGTACTGGCGGCATCTGCGCCGCCTCGACGCCGGTTTCGATAGTGTCGTCACCGCTAGCCGCAGCCTGACCGAGCGGCTCGAGGCGGGCGGTCTGCACCACGTCTCGACGATCGCCATGGGGGTCGAGCCCGGGGTGTTCTCGCCCCGCCGCCGCGATCTCGCGTTGCGCGCCCGTTTGCTCGCGATGTGCGGGCTTGGGCCGGAAGCAACGCTGCTGATCGGCGTTGGTCGCCATGCCCCGGAGAAGCGCTGGCCGATGATCGTCGACGCAGTGACCTCGGCGCAGTTCAGCGCGGCGGTCGGGTTGGTCCTCGTCGGCGACGGGCGCGAACGCTCGCGTATCGCCGCAAAAATCGGTGCTAACCCACACATCCGAATGCTTAAGCCGACCAACAATCGCGCCGAGCTCGCGCGTCTGATGGCGAGTGCCGACGCCCTGATCCACGGCTGCGAGGCGGAGACCTTCTGCATGGTCGCAGCGGAAGCGCTGGCCTCGGGGCTAGAGCTGATCGTGCCCGATACCGGTGGTGCCGCTGACCAGCTGGCGGGGCGGCCGGGACGCCTGTTCACGCCCGCATCGGCAGCCGCTGCGGCGCGCGAGATCGTCGCGTTCGCCGAGGACCGGCGGGCTGGGGCTTCAGTCCCGCAGCCAGTCGAGCCGCGGACCATGCGCGACCATTTCGAGGAACTTTTTGCGCATTATTCCCAACTTGCCAAGCCACTTAGGGTCGCGGCTTAA